A stretch of Myceligenerans xiligouense DNA encodes these proteins:
- a CDS encoding DUF5302 domain-containing protein: MTSESNDRGTAPSEDAKAKFREALERKNSASHRTAEAERNTGAVHGPETTGPVQKMFRRKSG; the protein is encoded by the coding sequence GTGACGTCCGAGAGCAACGATCGCGGCACCGCGCCCAGCGAGGACGCCAAGGCGAAGTTCCGCGAGGCGCTGGAGCGCAAGAACAGCGCGAGCCACCGCACGGCCGAGGCGGAGCGGAACACCGGAGCGGTGCACGGCCCGGAGACCACGGGCCCCGTGCAGAAGATGTTCCGCCGCAAGAGCGGCTGA
- the nrdR gene encoding transcriptional regulator NrdR → MHCPFCRHGDSRVVDSRTSDDGSSIRRRRECPACHKRFTTIETASLTVVKRSGATEPFVRDKIATGVRKACQPRPVSDDDLALLAQRVEETLRSTGSAEIEANEIGKAILGPLRELDVVAYLRFASVYQDFSSLEDFEAAITDLRKDAEVLPGREPGQGDADDASHAEPV, encoded by the coding sequence TGCACTGCCCGTTCTGTCGTCACGGTGACTCTCGCGTAGTGGACTCGCGGACGTCGGACGACGGTTCGTCGATCCGCCGCCGGCGGGAGTGCCCGGCGTGCCACAAGCGCTTCACCACCATCGAGACGGCGAGCCTGACCGTGGTCAAGCGGTCTGGGGCGACGGAGCCGTTCGTGCGGGACAAGATCGCCACGGGCGTGCGCAAGGCATGCCAGCCGCGTCCGGTGAGCGACGACGATCTGGCGCTCCTCGCCCAGCGCGTCGAGGAGACGCTGCGCAGCACCGGCAGCGCGGAGATCGAGGCGAACGAGATCGGCAAGGCGATCCTGGGGCCGCTGCGGGAGCTCGACGTGGTGGCCTACCTGCGCTTCGCCAGCGTCTACCAGGACTTCTCGTCGCTGGAGGACTTCGAGGCGGCGATCACCGACCTGCGCAAGGACGCCGAGGTGCTTCCGGGGCGCGAGCCCGGCCAGGGCGACGCGGACGACGCGTCCCACGCCGAGCCGGTGTGA
- a CDS encoding AraC family transcriptional regulator, with translation MQRDPLSETLALADARNVISGEFRAGGSWAVRFRPDAPVKLDAVVHGATWLVVDDAPPVRIVAGDAVVLNGASSMVFCSDLGLRPVDAADEPPPAAGRAARHGDAERDDVVVLGGHVDLDPATAGMFTSALPLVTHVSAASAEAAEMRRLLQRIIEESTSDRPGAGFATNQHAQLLLLQVLRVGIERDALTRPGWLRLLADPQLRRAVSAMHAEPGRAWGLDDLASAAGMSRSHFAHRFREVSGQPPLNYLSGWRIRLAQRALLEPGTTVAALAGRLGYASESSFSHAFTRVTGASPSQFRSRNRSRSNPPGRAT, from the coding sequence ATGCAGCGCGACCCGCTCTCGGAGACCCTCGCTCTCGCCGACGCCCGGAACGTGATCTCGGGCGAGTTCCGGGCCGGTGGCAGCTGGGCCGTCCGGTTCCGCCCCGATGCGCCCGTCAAGCTGGACGCCGTCGTGCACGGAGCCACCTGGCTGGTGGTCGATGACGCCCCACCGGTGCGCATCGTCGCGGGCGACGCCGTGGTGCTCAACGGCGCGAGCTCCATGGTGTTCTGCAGCGACCTCGGGCTGCGGCCGGTGGACGCGGCCGACGAGCCGCCACCCGCGGCGGGCCGGGCCGCCCGGCACGGCGACGCCGAGCGCGACGACGTCGTCGTCCTCGGCGGACACGTCGACCTGGACCCGGCCACGGCCGGGATGTTCACGTCGGCGTTGCCGCTCGTCACCCACGTCAGCGCGGCGAGTGCCGAGGCGGCCGAGATGCGGCGTCTGCTGCAACGGATCATCGAGGAGAGCACGAGCGACCGGCCCGGCGCCGGGTTCGCCACGAACCAGCACGCCCAGCTGCTCCTGCTCCAGGTGCTGCGCGTCGGCATCGAGCGCGACGCCCTGACCCGCCCCGGATGGCTGCGCCTGCTCGCGGACCCGCAGCTGCGCCGCGCGGTGTCGGCCATGCATGCCGAACCCGGCCGCGCCTGGGGGCTCGACGACCTGGCCTCCGCCGCCGGGATGTCGCGCAGCCACTTCGCCCACCGGTTCCGGGAGGTCTCCGGGCAGCCCCCGCTGAACTACCTGTCCGGCTGGCGCATCCGGCTGGCCCAGCGGGCCCTGCTCGAGCCCGGCACGACGGTCGCCGCACTGGCCGGACGTCTCGGGTACGCGTCGGAGAGCTCGTTCAGCCACGCCTTCACCCGGGTCACCGGTGCGTCGCCGAGCCAGTTCCGGTCCCGGAACCGGTCCCGGTCGAACCCTCCGGGGCGCGCCACATGA